In Nitratireductor basaltis, the following are encoded in one genomic region:
- a CDS encoding putative Ig domain-containing protein → MTYSPPQVAWLVARNRRRRVAETLEISGTPVTTATQGMPYAGFTVTSSGGEGEHSYSIASGALPTGINLNASTGEVSGTPTVTGTFADIVIRVTDAVGNTADLAPFTLTVS, encoded by the coding sequence ATGACCTATTCGCCGCCCCAGGTTGCTTGGCTTGTGGCCCGCAACCGTCGCCGCCGTGTGGCTGAGACGCTGGAAATCAGCGGAACGCCGGTCACGACTGCCACGCAGGGAATGCCCTATGCAGGCTTTACCGTGACAAGTTCGGGCGGCGAGGGCGAGCATTCCTATTCAATCGCTTCCGGCGCTCTGCCTACGGGCATAAACCTGAATGCCTCGACCGGAGAAGTTTCCGGCACACCGACTGTCACCGGCACCTTCGCAGATATCGTAATCCGCGTGACGGATGCAGTCGGCAACACGGCAGACCTTGCCCCTTTTACATTAACGGTGTCCTAG
- a CDS encoding major capsid protein — protein MAVTRLTDVIVPEVFYPYMVKETMEKSAIFQSGILRQDGSLASFLGGGGRTVNVPFWKDLDNTESNVANDNPASTATPGKITADKDVALRQIRTYGWSSAKLTAELAGDDPQRRIAERVSAYWIRQFQRILTNTLKGVFEDNIANDSADMVHTIGTDAAGSATAAEIISAEAILDTKQTMGDAADELDSLIMHSAAFTRLQKLNLIDYIPDSEGKVRFPTYLGYRVIVDDNVTVVAGTNRSMYWTYLVANGALGWAEVPVATPVETDHKPAQGNGMGVDELWVRRQFVMHPYGIKWTDTTVTDEFPTFAELATAGNWDRVYPERKQIGLALLRHNL, from the coding sequence ATGGCTGTAACTCGTCTCACGGACGTTATCGTCCCAGAGGTATTTTACCCCTACATGGTCAAGGAGACCATGGAGAAGTCTGCAATCTTCCAGTCTGGCATTCTTCGCCAGGACGGTAGCCTTGCAAGCTTCCTTGGTGGTGGCGGTCGTACCGTCAATGTGCCGTTCTGGAAGGATCTGGACAACACCGAGTCCAACGTCGCCAACGACAATCCGGCCTCCACGGCAACTCCTGGCAAGATCACGGCGGACAAGGACGTTGCTCTTCGCCAGATTCGCACTTACGGCTGGTCTTCGGCCAAGCTCACGGCGGAACTGGCCGGTGATGATCCGCAGCGCCGCATTGCTGAACGCGTGTCCGCTTACTGGATCCGTCAGTTCCAGCGCATTCTGACCAACACGCTCAAGGGTGTGTTCGAGGACAACATTGCCAACGACTCGGCTGACATGGTTCACACCATCGGCACCGATGCGGCTGGCTCTGCAACGGCTGCGGAGATCATCTCTGCCGAGGCCATCCTCGACACCAAGCAGACCATGGGCGATGCGGCTGATGAGCTTGACTCCCTCATCATGCACTCTGCGGCCTTCACCCGCCTCCAGAAGCTAAACCTGATCGACTATATCCCGGACAGTGAGGGCAAGGTTCGTTTCCCGACCTATCTGGGCTATCGCGTCATCGTTGATGACAACGTGACCGTGGTCGCTGGCACCAACCGCAGCATGTACTGGACGTATCTTGTTGCGAATGGCGCTCTGGGTTGGGCTGAGGTTCCTGTCGCTACGCCGGTTGAAACCGACCACAAGCCTGCACAGGGCAATGGTATGGGCGTTGATGAGCTGTGGGTTCGCCGTCAGTTCGTCATGCATCCTTACGGCATCAAGTGGACCGATACCACGGTCACTGATGAATTCCCGACATTCGCGGAACTGGCCACGGCTGGCAACTGGGATCGCGTCTATCCTGAGCGCAAGCAGATCGGTCTGGCACTTCTTCGCCACAACCTCTGA
- a CDS encoding portal protein: MGIVDDLMRLQSELAAERTHWESAWRDCVELCLPFASHRYDFSGGSTSASLSGLQQNAPQAARRSREIYDATAVWAGERLTAGMESLIAPRAQKWHGFNLDDPFGAEPNDVEEEWLDKLRDYHFAARYDTRSNFALANQKAIRSSVILGTGILYQEENVGRKGIDPVKVPFFYRHVPVIECYLGIDAFDDVDRCIRVCEFTARSAVAYFGSDKVSQKVRDAAENIKDSETKFTFMHAVLPREEAGEFSSKTKDRLFASFWVEVDTKHLVSHSGFFSFPYHVMWWDQVDNSPYGQSAPMAIISDIKMLQAMSKSAVQASQMMVKPPLATMSGMYNKRLNLNPGAVNGGFLDDSGRMKAAPIVTNQNPSLLENLLEVKRAGIRESMYVNLFQVLIQNPQQTATEALIKANEKGELLGPAGAKIEAGLARAVDREVDIVQRKGAFEAGSPLEPPASLQNKAIGVRFTGPLARLRRMQELQGVESVIGIASGLGQYDQSVLDRIDTDETLELVREIRGAPRKMFRTDEEVAQIRADRAQQMEQQAALTAMEQMSNTAKNATPAIQAAMGRQ; the protein is encoded by the coding sequence ATGGGTATTGTCGATGACCTGATGCGGTTGCAGTCTGAACTGGCCGCAGAGCGCACGCATTGGGAATCGGCATGGCGTGATTGCGTCGAACTGTGCCTGCCCTTTGCCTCGCATCGCTATGACTTTAGCGGGGGTAGCACGTCCGCGTCCCTGTCAGGGTTGCAGCAGAATGCACCGCAGGCCGCCCGTCGCTCTCGTGAGATATACGACGCAACGGCAGTATGGGCTGGTGAGCGCCTGACCGCAGGCATGGAAAGCCTGATTGCTCCGAGAGCGCAGAAATGGCACGGCTTCAATCTGGATGATCCGTTCGGGGCTGAGCCGAATGACGTTGAAGAGGAATGGCTCGATAAGCTGCGCGATTACCACTTCGCTGCACGCTATGACACACGATCCAACTTCGCGCTAGCCAATCAGAAGGCTATTCGCTCCAGTGTCATTCTTGGTACGGGCATTCTGTATCAGGAAGAGAATGTTGGCCGGAAAGGCATTGATCCGGTCAAGGTGCCGTTCTTCTATCGCCATGTCCCGGTAATCGAGTGCTATCTCGGCATTGACGCGTTTGACGATGTGGACCGCTGCATTCGTGTCTGCGAGTTCACGGCACGCTCTGCCGTTGCTTATTTCGGGTCCGACAAGGTTTCTCAGAAGGTTCGGGACGCTGCCGAGAACATCAAGGACAGCGAGACGAAATTCACCTTCATGCATGCTGTGCTGCCACGCGAGGAAGCAGGCGAGTTCAGCAGCAAGACAAAGGACCGCCTCTTTGCATCCTTCTGGGTGGAAGTAGACACAAAGCACCTTGTCTCGCATTCTGGCTTTTTCAGCTTCCCCTACCATGTGATGTGGTGGGATCAAGTGGACAATTCGCCTTACGGTCAGTCTGCACCGATGGCGATCATATCCGATATCAAGATGCTGCAAGCCATGTCGAAATCGGCTGTGCAGGCATCCCAGATGATGGTGAAGCCGCCTCTGGCAACCATGTCTGGCATGTATAACAAGCGCCTGAACCTTAATCCCGGCGCGGTCAATGGCGGCTTTCTGGACGATAGCGGACGCATGAAGGCCGCACCAATCGTCACCAACCAGAACCCTTCCTTGCTTGAAAACCTGCTTGAAGTGAAGCGGGCAGGCATTCGCGAAAGCATGTATGTCAATCTGTTCCAGGTACTCATTCAGAACCCGCAGCAGACGGCAACGGAAGCGCTGATCAAGGCCAATGAAAAGGGCGAACTGCTCGGCCCTGCCGGTGCGAAGATCGAGGCGGGCCTTGCAAGGGCCGTAGACCGCGAAGTTGATATCGTCCAGCGCAAAGGTGCCTTTGAGGCCGGTTCGCCTCTGGAACCTCCTGCATCACTGCAAAACAAGGCCATTGGCGTTCGCTTTACCGGCCCGCTTGCGCGCCTGCGTCGTATGCAGGAATTGCAGGGCGTTGAAAGCGTCATCGGCATTGCCAGTGGTCTAGGCCAGTACGACCAGAGTGTTCTGGATCGCATAGATACGGACGAGACGCTTGAGCTTGTGCGAGAGATCCGCGGCGCACCGCGCAAGATGTTCCGCACCGATGAAGAGGTCGCGCAAATCCGCGCTGACCGTGCGCAGCAGATGGAGCAGCAGGCCGCACTCACTGCGATGGAGCAGATGAGCAACACGGCCAAGAACGCAACGCCTGCCATTCAGGCAGCAATGGGCCGTCAATGA
- a CDS encoding terminase family protein: protein MSKPFVPNPGPQTEALNSEADILLYGGAAGGGKSALEIGAWFRDHHSGLVLRREATQLDGLIEFCKQVGEPHHGKFVGGSENVFKRHDGGRLKFAGLNQPDDWRKHAGNARDFMAFDEAGEFLREQVFSLIGWLRSTRQGQRCRVILGSNPPRGGDGEWMIEEFAPWLDPLHPDPAAPGELRWAIVVSGVTEWVEGPGKYERGGEEYTAMSRTFIPARLDDNPYLKDTNYRAVLQGLPEPLRSQLLYGDFLAGREDHEWQVIPSAWVEAAQERWRNAPDVRRRMLALSADIAMGGKDNLVIGSMHEGNWFSEFERHKGVDVKDPIDIAAKMLRLRRDDADVSVDLTGGWGSGPRSYLINHHNIDCAGIVYSEASGARTRDGRFGFKNRRAEMWWQFREALDPEGGANEKIMLPPSTRLKAELTTPRWELRGSDILIESKEDIKKRIGGSTDEADVAVQLWHRREYAAHKAVTKAPPGGWDHVEPDDNLLDNW, encoded by the coding sequence TTGAGCAAGCCATTCGTCCCAAATCCCGGCCCGCAGACAGAAGCGCTCAATAGTGAGGCGGACATTCTGCTTTATGGTGGTGCGGCTGGTGGTGGTAAGTCAGCGCTAGAGATTGGCGCATGGTTCCGTGACCACCATTCAGGCTTGGTTCTGCGCCGGGAAGCCACGCAGCTTGATGGTCTGATAGAGTTCTGCAAGCAGGTAGGCGAGCCGCACCACGGCAAGTTTGTTGGTGGTAGCGAGAACGTCTTCAAGCGCCACGATGGAGGCAGGCTCAAGTTTGCCGGTTTGAACCAGCCGGATGATTGGCGCAAGCACGCTGGTAATGCTCGCGACTTCATGGCGTTCGATGAGGCAGGCGAATTTCTAAGGGAGCAGGTCTTTTCACTGATCGGCTGGCTTCGCTCCACAAGGCAAGGTCAGCGGTGTCGTGTCATCCTCGGTTCCAACCCGCCTCGTGGTGGTGATGGCGAATGGATGATCGAGGAATTCGCGCCTTGGCTTGATCCGCTGCATCCAGACCCTGCAGCTCCTGGTGAGCTACGGTGGGCGATTGTTGTGTCTGGCGTAACGGAGTGGGTGGAAGGTCCGGGCAAGTACGAACGCGGTGGTGAAGAGTACACCGCCATGTCGCGCACATTCATTCCGGCGCGTCTGGATGATAACCCTTATCTGAAAGATACGAATTATCGCGCGGTCTTGCAGGGGCTTCCTGAGCCGCTTCGTTCGCAGCTTCTATACGGCGACTTTCTTGCAGGACGTGAGGACCACGAATGGCAGGTTATCCCGTCTGCCTGGGTGGAAGCCGCACAAGAGCGCTGGCGCAATGCTCCTGATGTGCGTCGCAGAATGCTCGCGTTGTCTGCTGATATCGCGATGGGGGGGAAGGATAACCTTGTCATTGGCAGCATGCATGAGGGGAACTGGTTTTCCGAGTTCGAGCGTCATAAGGGCGTGGACGTAAAAGACCCGATAGACATTGCAGCAAAGATGCTGCGCTTGCGTCGCGATGATGCAGACGTTTCAGTGGATCTGACGGGTGGTTGGGGTTCCGGCCCGCGCAGCTACCTCATCAACCATCACAATATAGACTGTGCGGGCATCGTTTATTCGGAAGCCTCTGGCGCTCGCACAAGAGATGGCCGCTTTGGCTTCAAGAATCGCCGTGCTGAAATGTGGTGGCAGTTCAGGGAGGCATTGGACCCGGAAGGCGGTGCCAATGAAAAGATCATGCTCCCGCCATCCACGCGACTCAAGGCCGAATTGACAACGCCGCGATGGGAATTGCGCGGTAGCGATATCCTGATCGAGAGCAAGGAAGACATCAAGAAGCGCATTGGCGGGTCTACCGACGAGGCTGACGTTGCTGTGCAGCTTTGGCATCGTCGCGAATATGCGGCGCATAAGGCAGTCACGAAAGCACCTCCTGGCGGATGGGATCATGTCGAGCCTGATGACAATTTGCTGGACAACTGGTGA
- a CDS encoding RusA family crossover junction endodeoxyribonuclease translates to MLTVELPMPPSIWKLYNGFGNKRRKSKLYKQWIDEAGWFLIQQRNAGGKHKQIKGDIAVEFEAYRPAGKKADIDNLLKASLDLLTTTGTICDDSQVVELTARWVDEGPPCVIRIRRTEAMAA, encoded by the coding sequence ATGCTGACGGTCGAACTCCCCATGCCTCCGTCAATCTGGAAGCTATACAACGGCTTTGGAAACAAGCGCCGCAAGTCAAAGCTATACAAGCAGTGGATAGATGAAGCTGGCTGGTTCCTCATTCAGCAACGCAATGCAGGCGGGAAGCACAAGCAGATCAAGGGCGACATTGCCGTGGAGTTCGAGGCTTACCGGCCTGCCGGCAAGAAGGCAGACATTGATAACCTGCTGAAAGCGAGCCTGGATCTTCTGACTACGACGGGAACGATTTGCGACGATAGCCAAGTGGTCGAGTTGACCGCCCGATGGGTGGATGAAGGCCCGCCTTGTGTCATCCGCATCCGTAGAACAGAGGCGATGGCAGCATGA
- a CDS encoding helix-turn-helix domain-containing protein, translating to MAEAQSLAQFPERVHGIPLAPPAGKRKNQVGIFWGCNLIPVWYCRFIMKLKQYLETTGTSQATLADALRISQAAISRYVRGERFPDRNMILKIQRATKGKVKPRDWFEEEGEAA from the coding sequence TTGGCTGAGGCCCAAAGCCTCGCGCAATTCCCTGAGCGTGTTCATGGCATCCCGTTAGCCCCACCTGCGGGAAAGCGCAAAAACCAAGTTGGTATTTTTTGGGGTTGCAATCTCATACCAGTCTGGTATTGTCGCTTCATCATGAAGCTAAAACAGTATCTCGAAACGACAGGAACATCGCAGGCAACTCTGGCTGACGCTCTCAGGATCAGCCAAGCAGCCATTAGCCGGTATGTCCGTGGCGAGCGTTTCCCTGACCGCAACATGATCTTGAAGATCCAGCGGGCCACCAAGGGGAAGGTCAAGCCTCGTGACTGGTTCGAGGAAGAAGGGGAAGCCGCATGA
- a CDS encoding S24/S26 family peptidase, translating to MHDTDHGPFGEILAPVGSTGREVAVEVSGHSMGMYAPNGSLILYERRFDPPQDHMLGHVCVVGLPDGRVLVKRLLRGSKPGLFDLESIIGEVLRDEPVEWAAEVAMVVHPSYAKKLREP from the coding sequence ATGCACGATACTGATCATGGACCCTTTGGCGAAATCCTGGCACCGGTCGGATCGACTGGCAGGGAAGTCGCTGTCGAAGTTTCGGGGCACTCCATGGGTATGTATGCACCCAATGGCAGCCTGATCCTATACGAGCGCCGATTTGACCCACCGCAGGATCACATGCTTGGCCATGTTTGCGTGGTGGGTCTGCCGGATGGCCGCGTTTTGGTGAAGCGGCTTTTGAGAGGCAGCAAACCGGGCCTTTTTGACCTCGAATCCATCATTGGTGAGGTTCTTAGGGATGAACCTGTTGAGTGGGCTGCTGAGGTAGCCATGGTGGTTCACCCCAGTTATGCGAAAAAGCTTCGAGAGCCCTAG
- a CDS encoding helix-turn-helix domain-containing protein yields MTEKKSPDDPLKANFYRRRDAWIDHVLTVNDLSPMARVVGVWIARRINYRKGHMWYKIETMAKKFEVTPRTIIRAVKELEGYRADKKTGEVTQTGEQLLLVKRDSQRGKNTAVNKYEIIAPWDMVTELSSPQGDKNVRLIPKGHNTQRLYSDGYIEH; encoded by the coding sequence ATGACTGAAAAAAAATCTCCCGACGATCCGCTAAAAGCTAACTTCTACCGGCGCAGAGACGCATGGATTGACCATGTTCTGACTGTTAATGACCTAAGCCCTATGGCCCGTGTGGTGGGTGTCTGGATTGCCCGGCGCATCAACTACCGGAAGGGCCATATGTGGTACAAGATCGAGACCATGGCCAAGAAGTTCGAGGTCACGCCGCGCACGATCATTCGGGCCGTGAAGGAACTCGAAGGCTACCGCGCCGACAAAAAGACCGGCGAGGTGACGCAAACTGGCGAGCAGCTTCTATTGGTGAAGCGAGACAGCCAGAGAGGCAAAAACACTGCCGTCAACAAATACGAGATCATTGCCCCTTGGGACATGGTGACAGAATTGTCATCTCCCCAAGGTGACAAAAATGTCAGACTAATTCCCAAAGGGCACAATACCCAAAGGTTATACTCTGATGGGTATATAGAGCACTGA